In the Mastacembelus armatus chromosome 16, fMasArm1.2, whole genome shotgun sequence genome, ATATGTTATACTTGCCATGATCACCTTAAGAATGGTAATATGCCATCCATTGCCATGGCTAATAATTTAGAGCTTGCAGCTATTCCAGCTGAACTGTGTGACCTGAACATACTGGAGAGGCATCTGATTGCCAAATGTATAGCATTTGCCAAAATTATTCCACTTCCCAAAGGTCAACAAAGAGCCATTCATGGCAATGTGGTCTGTGTCCCCTCTGAGGTGCAAGAGACAGTCAGTGCCTTACCTAGACTGAGAAGTGAGTCTCAAGTGATGAGAGTGAAGCTAAAGAGGAGACTGAGTTACAAAGGACACCAGATTTTCCAAACTGTGACTTGGACAAAACTTGTGAAAGCATTGCTTAAACTAAAAGAAATCCATCCACAGTATGAAGACGTAACAATAAGAGATGAGGCTCAGTTATGTGACCCAACACTTGATGAGGataatgatgacagtgatgaggaTGAAAAAACATGGATGATTGTGATTATAACGAGGAACAATTGATGGAAATTGACAGATTTAATGATGGGCTTTGCGAGGCACAAAGTGATCCTGAAAACAATGATCAAAGTGTGCACCATCAGTTACATGACGACGATCAGTCGAAGGAGCAGTTGGATAACGTGCAGCAGGAAAGTGAGGAACCTAATGGTGGTATTGCTCTTGAGTCATGTCTTCAGCCACCTGATGTTTCAGAGGAGATACTAAATTTTGGCGAGGGAATCTATTCTGTTGCCCCTGCTGAAGGAAACAAACCGGTGAGCTTTTTCAAAACGCCTAAACTCGAGGCCATGGCTTTCCCTGTTCAGTTTCCCACTGGTGAGAATACACTAGACGAAAACAGACCTATTAGATTAACACCCTGCAGTTATTTCAAAACTAGGCTCTGCTGTGTCGATGATCGTTTTGCTAGAGATACAAACTACTTGTTCTTTGCTCAGTTTGTGACTGAAATACATCTGGCCACTTCCAGCATGAGAATACAGTTGCGTAAAGGTAGGCCCTTTACCAGAGATGGCCGCAAAATAAACAATGCCATGTTACAAGATAAATGTGAGGTTGAAAGACTAGTGCGTAATAAAGATGCAGTCCGATTTATGATGCCATTGAGAGGCACCCCAGCCTATTGGGAAAAAACCACTAAAGACCTCTTTGCCATGATCAGACAGTTGGGAACACCCACATTCTTTTGTACattctctgctgctgaaatgcgTTGGAAAGAGGTTATCACAGCCATTAAGACTCAGCAAGGCGAACAAGTTAATTTTGATGAACTTGACTGGTCCTCCAAGTGTGAGATATTGCGAAGCAATCCTGTCACAACAATGCGCATGTTTGACAAACGTGTTGAGGCTCTGTTCAGAGAGTTGATCCTGTCTCCTGCACAGCCAGTTGGCAAAGTGGTTGACTACTTCTACCGGTTGGAATTTCAGCACAGAGGAAGCCCACACATACATGGTCTCTTATGGGTGGAAGGTGCCCCTGTGTTTGAAGAAGACTCTGATCAGAcggtgtgtgattttgtgtccAAATACATTACAGCTGAACTTCCTGATCCAAACACGGAACCGGAACTGTACAAAAAAGTCACAGAAGTTCAGATGCACAGCAAACGTCACTCCAAAACATGTGTTAAAAATCTTGGCTCTAGCTGCCGATTTGGATTTCCAAAACAACCTTCCCAAAAACCATGATAATAAGACCCTCAGAAAATGTTGATCCAGATAGAGAgttaacagcaaaaacaaagctCAGAAACCTGAGTAGGTTGCTTCATGAATCTGAAACTGCATCTCTGAGTTTAGAGCGCATTCTTGCTATGTGTGAGCTCACTGTTGATGAATACACACAATATTTGTGTATGACAGTCTCATCCAGTGCAGTGATACTGAAGCGTGAGCCAAAAGATTGCTGGGTAAATGGATACAATCCATATCTCCTTGAAGCCTGGGATGGAAATTTTGATTTGCAGTTCATTCTCAACCCATATTCCTGCATCTTTTACATTTGTTCTTACATAAGCAAATCGGAACACGGTTTAAGTGAGTACCTtaaaacactaataaaaaaCTCGCGTTATGAAAGTGTCAATGAAAGCGAGGAAATGAAGCTAATTATGCAGGCGTACTCCAAAAAACGAGAGGTCAGTGCCCAAGAGTGTGTGGCTCGTGCTTGTGGATTACACATGAAACAGTCTTCACGCAGTGTAGTATTTGTACAGACAGATGACAATGCCCTCAAAATGAGTTACCCCCTCTCATTACTAGAGAACAAAACACCAGACTCTGTTAAAGTGTGGATGACCAGTTTGACTGATAAGTATAAATCCAGACCTGAAACGCCAGAGTTTGAAACAATGTGTTTGGCTGATTTTGCTGCCACGTGTAGAAGTGTCTATGGAAAACAAGTTAAAGGTAAAAATGTTCTGCCACTATTGAATGGCATGGGATATGTTCAAAGGAGCACAAATGGTAAACCTGCTGTCATTAGGTATCACCGTGTTTCTCAGGAAAAATATCCAGAGGAGTTTCATGGCACATTGCTTAAGCTTTACCTTCCACATCGCTCAAAGGCTCAGCTTAAAACCTGCAACTTCCCTACTTACCGGTCCTTCCATGATTATGCTGCTGTTCACCTACCAGGTTCAGAGCAGCCTGAACGCGTGCGTGACATTGTCAGACGAAACAAAGAGAAGTACGAAAAACATAGACAGGACATTGAAAATGCCATTGAAGAGTATGAACAGAATGGTGGCCTGAGAGATGAATGGTGCAATCTGGCTCCTGAATCTGAACTACAAAGGTTAGAGTGTATTGAAGAACTTAAGGCTAAACATATTGAAAATGACAGCATACAAGAGGATGTGCCAGACTTTCAACCTAGATCAGAAGCAAGGTCAGAAGCTGCAATCGTGAGAGAAGCCCCTGAGATGGACCCGACATTGCTACTGCAGATGTATCGGAATTTGAACCAAAAGCAAGCATCTGTTTTCTATGCCATAAGAGACTGGTGCATAAAGCGTGTGTCTGGTTTAAATCCAgaacagttttacttttacattaatGGTGGTGCTGGAACAGGAAAGTCACACCTTATCAAATGCATCCATGCAGAGACATCGAAAATACTGAGAAAACTACCAAGAAATGCAGAGGAAGCAGACATATCTAAACCTACTGTTCTACTAGCTGCATTCACTGGAACTGCAGCATTCAATATTTCAGGTACAACACTGCATTATCTCCTTAAGCTGCCAAGAAGTTTAAAGCCTCCATTCCAGGGTCTTGGCAATAAATTAGATGAAGTCAGGGCAGAGCTTTCAAATGCAGAAATACTGATCATTGATGAAGTGTCCATGGTCTCAAagtctctctttgcctatgtAGATGCaagattaaaacaaatcaaaggaaTTCAGAGACCTTTTGGTGGAATGTCAGTTCTTGCTGTTGGAGACTTCTATCAGTTACCACCTGTCAGACAGGCTAAACCTCTATGCGTATATGAACCAATGCAGATTGACCTGTGGCGAGACCATTTTCAGATGATCACACTGACTGAAATTATGCGTCAAAAAGATGACGTCACTTTTGCTGAGATGCTAAATCGAATCCGTGTGAAAGAAAAGTCAGATGCATTGTCAGAAGAAGACAGAGCTTTGCTTTCACAGGCTATCACTGACTCAGAACATTGTCCAAAAGACACACTGCACATTTATGCTACGAATAAACAGGTTGAAAAACACAACTCTGAATCATTAGCGCTATTTCACTCTGACATCATCAGAATAGATGCAGACGACTATAAAAAAGATCCCAAAACTGGTAGAATGATGAGACAAACTATCCCTTTTCAAGGGACCAAAAAAGAATTACCCGATACAATAAATGTTGCCATAGGTGCTCGTGTGATGCTCACCAGAAACATCAGTGTGCAATCAGGTCTTTGCAATggaacatttgcaaaaatagcaaaaataatgacaagTGAAAATAGTGGTGGCCCACACATTACTAAGCTTGGTCTAGAATTGTTCAATGACAACGTGGCAAACAAACAGAGTAACACGGGTACAACTGATAATATTGTGTTCAttcagagagaggaggagaatcTGAAGCAAAAGGGTATAGTTCGAAGGCAGTTTCCTTTAAAGCTTGCATTTGCATGTACAATACATAAGGTGCAAGGTATGACGAATCCCTCAGCAGTAGTTTCGCTAAAGCACATCTTTGAACCTGGCATGGCTTACGTGGCCCTTAGTAGAGTAACCTCTCTTAGTGGACTCCATATTCTTGAGATGgatgagagaaaaatatttgcCAATCCAGAAATTACTGCAGCCcttgaaaacatgacaaaaacatctTTAGAACAGGTAATGCCTTTGTTTCATATCACTGCCTCATTAAACAGACCAGATGCACTTATTGTCATCCATCACAACACAGAAGGACTGCCATCTCATATTGGAGACATCCAAAGTCACCATGAACTGCATCTTGCCGATGTCCTTTGTCTGACAGAAACCCATTTAAGAGGATCACTTGTTGGTGAAAGTCTCCATTTAGAAGGCTACAACATGTTTAAACGTAACAGAAACGTTTCGTATGCGAACTACCCTCACATGGCCAACAAAGATGGTGGTGGGGTCGCTGTCTATGTAAAAAACCATATCCAAGTTCATGAAAAGCGGTACTTGCACAACACTACTGATATTGAATTTATCGTCATCAAGGCTGATGGTCCAATCAACGCTCTGATTGCTGCTGTCTATAGGCCTCCGGACTACAGAATTCACCCATTCTTATCAAACCTGCAAAGCCTCTTAGAATCGTTAGAGATCATGGATCATCATCTCATCATAGTTTGTGGAGATTTCAATGAAGATCTGTTGTCCAAATCAAGCAAGCCAATACTTGAACTGTTTCAATCTAAAGGTTACACGCAACTCATTACCACTGCTACCACAGATAAGAAGACACTCTTGGACCCCATTTTTATCTCTCAGCCACAGCGCTGTGTCCATTCAGGCGTGCTTCATACTTATTACAGTTATCACAATCCCGTGTACTGCATAATAGACTGAAAAACCATAAACTTAAGTTACAAGTATAAACCAATAATCATTGTGAAACTACACATTACCACTGTATTCATGAATGTAAGTTGGCTTTGTGTAATTTATTAAAAgtaaatttatttatgttttacaaGCACTTGGTATGAtgggaaaaagaacagaaagtctTCATCAACAAATTTTACATAGTAAAGCATTAGTCAATACATGAAAGtcagaaattaaaaattgaGAAGGGGGAGGGATCGTCCTTGGCAGCCATGCTGTAACACCTGCTCTGGCTGCTCCATTCTGTCACAGGCTGGGAGGGAGGgtgggatggagggatgatCTCACCTCcaaggaaaaaagtaaaaaaggtgTAACTGCCTATTTTTTGAGTACAtgcacagagaagacaaaggtGGGGGTGCTCAGGTAAGCATCACAGATTCATATGTTCTACAGCTGCATGATTCATTTTTGAGATAGAGAACATTGATGCTTTAGACGTCAAAGAAGATTATATTGTCACTTCAGTACTTATGATAAATTATGATTCTTATTTTGACTGGAATCATGCAGCACTACCACTTTAGATATGCTTTATCACTTCTACTAAAACCACACCTAAGTACAATTTCCTAGTACTTCTACTTTGTTAATAGCTGTGtactttttgtcactttttgtgcACTAGTGCCTCACAGATGCTGCAGACATTCTGGAAAATGACCATCAGTCCAGGATGAGCTAAGATGTCTGGCAACACTCCTGAGTTCTCACATTATTTGGGAAACAGACCCCTACCCTAAAAAGGAAGATACCACACAACAAAGAACCTTCTTTCCTGCTTCTCTACTAGGTATgtatatgtgaatgtttttatatcGCAGTGTTCAtcatctttctctgtgtctgattTGATTGCACGTTACTGGCTGGATTGGAGTCATTTTTCTATAGGTGtcttcagcagcacagcctgAGCCTGAGACCCTTGTATTCAGCAGTAAATTGCAAATGTTGCCTATGTGATTTTCAGTCTTTATCAAGCTAGTGAGCAGAGGAGAAGACTGACCTGCACCGAAGAAACAAGGCAACACCAACAAAGGTGAGAGTGGGTAATAGGACAACTAGTGGTATTCCACCATATGGCCCccattttcttcacatttgCACAAGTTAAGCATCACCTCTAACAGAATAGTTAAAGGCTAAGAAGGTAGTGGATTGCAAATGCGTGCAATTAGCGCAAAAGTCACTGGCTCTTAAAACGTTAGAGCGCAGAAGGGACAGTTTTTGGAACGCAGATAATTTAATTGATAAATGCAGCTTATATGATATTTGGTTGTTTAATGTAAGACACAAACTGCTAATGCATCTGTAAATTGGGATATATATCACAGAAGCAGCATCATTCTGACAGaacattttcaagtttttaataacagtgtgctttttgtcactttttgtgcACTAGTGCCTCACAGATGCTgcagacattttggaaaatgacCACCAGTCCAGGATGAGCTAAGATGTCTGGCAACACACCTGAGTTCATCATTATTTGGGAAACAGACCCCTACCCTAAAAAGGAAGACACCACACAACAAAGAACCTTCTTTCCTGCTTCACTACTaggtatgtatgtgtgaatgtttttatattgaaatgttcattatctttctctgtgtctgattTGGTTTCACATGTTATTGGCTCTATCAAAGCTGGATTGGATTCTTGTCATTTTTCAGTAGGCAtcttcagcagcacagcctgAGCCTGAGATCCTTGTATTCAGCAGTAAATTGCAAATGTTGCCTATGTGATTTTCAGTGGGTCAGAGTGGGTGATAAGTCATAAGATGTCTGGCAACACTCCTGAGTTCATCCTTTTTAGGGTAAAAGATTCCTACCCTAAAAGGAAGATACCACACCACAAGAGACCTTTCCCTGAGCAATGTTGTGACAAGAGGTAAAGTAGGTTACGTATCACAGAAGCAGCATCATTCTGACAGaacatttccaacattttaATTGTGCTAAAATTCAGTTGCTATATTATGCAATGTCTGTAATGTAAACACTGATAAATTAGATtagacaatatattttattgtattgctGAGACATTTAGATTTGCAGTGATAATTGTCATAATCTTGTATTCTTTGTGCACAAGTGTTTAAGAAACAAGCATTTCACATGAATGACAACTGGCAGCAAAAACGGAGATGTGTAGCAACACCACATATATTCAAATTATCTAGGTAAGGGATACTGTATTCCAA is a window encoding:
- the LOC113136217 gene encoding uncharacterized protein LOC113136217, yielding MMRQTIPFQGTKKELPDTINVAIGARVMLTRNISVQSGLCNGTFAKIAKIMTSENSGGPHITKLGLELFNDNVANKQSNTGTTDNIVFIQREEENLKQKGIVRRQFPLKLAFACTIHKVQGMTNPSAVVSLKHIFEPGMAYVALSRVTSLSGLHILEMDERKIFANPEITAALENMTKTSLEQVMPLFHITASLNRPDALIVIHHNTEGLPSHIGDIQSHHELHLADVLCLTETHLRGSLVGESLHLEGYNMFKRNRNVSYANYPHMANKDGGGVAVYVKNHIQVHEKRYLHNTTDIEFIVIKADGPINALIAAVYRPPDYRIHPFLSNLQSLLESLEIMDHHLIIVCGDFNEDLLSKSSKPILELFQSKGYTQLITTATTDKKTLLDPIFISQPQRCVHSGVLHTYYSYHNPVYCIID